From the genome of Pseudomonadota bacterium, one region includes:
- a CDS encoding dihydroorotate dehydrogenase-like protein codes for MDLSTRYLGLELKNPLVAGASPLTGHITQLKALERAGVAAVVLPSLFEEQIDHDELELARLRDFGADGSAEAANYFPELTSYRTGPDAYLAHLEEAKRELSIPVIGSLNGVSSGGWVRYAKLFEEAGADAVELNIYYMVADPLLGAEAVEQRYLELVQQVRAAISIPLAVKIGPYFTALAQMAQRLREAGADGLVLFNRFMQPDIDLESLEVRPGVELSTSAELLLPLRWIAILKGRVALSLAATTGVHTANDVIKLLLAGADVTMLASALLRNGPAYPRKLLEALQSWLEQHEYTSVEQLKGSMSQLHCPDPTQFERANYMKALLSYSSTF; via the coding sequence ATTGACCTGAGCACCCGTTACCTCGGGCTCGAGCTCAAGAATCCGCTCGTCGCCGGGGCCTCGCCCCTGACGGGCCACATCACGCAGCTCAAGGCGCTCGAGCGAGCCGGCGTGGCCGCGGTCGTGCTGCCCTCCCTCTTCGAGGAGCAGATCGACCACGACGAGCTGGAGCTGGCGCGCCTGCGCGACTTCGGCGCCGATGGCTCGGCCGAGGCCGCGAACTACTTTCCAGAGCTGACGAGCTATCGCACCGGGCCGGACGCCTACCTAGCGCATCTCGAGGAGGCGAAGCGGGAGCTGTCGATCCCGGTGATCGGCAGCCTCAACGGCGTCTCCAGCGGCGGTTGGGTGCGCTACGCCAAGCTCTTCGAAGAGGCCGGCGCCGACGCGGTGGAGCTCAACATCTACTACATGGTCGCCGACCCCCTGCTCGGCGCCGAGGCCGTCGAGCAGCGCTACCTCGAGCTCGTGCAGCAGGTCCGGGCGGCGATCAGCATTCCCTTGGCGGTGAAGATCGGCCCCTATTTCACCGCGCTGGCGCAGATGGCCCAGCGACTGCGTGAAGCGGGGGCCGACGGCCTGGTGCTCTTCAACCGCTTCATGCAGCCGGATATCGACCTGGAGTCGCTGGAGGTCCGTCCCGGCGTTGAGCTCAGCACCTCGGCCGAGTTGCTCCTGCCCTTGCGCTGGATCGCAATCCTCAAGGGACGCGTCGCGCTCTCGCTTGCAGCCACGACCGGCGTGCACACGGCCAACGACGTGATCAAGCTGCTGCTCGCCGGCGCCGACGTCACGATGCTGGCCTCTGCGCTGCTGCGAAACGGCCCAGCCTACCCGCGGAAGCTGCTCGAGGCGCTGCAGAGCTGGCTCGAGCAGCATGAGTACACCTCGGTCGAGCAACTCAAGGGTTCGATGAGTCAGCTGCACTGTCCGGACCCCACCCAGTTCGAGCGCGCGAACTACATGAAAGCGCTCCTGAGCTACAGCTCGACCTTCTGA
- a CDS encoding sigma 54-dependent Fis family transcriptional regulator yields MTDNPAVTTVFDGGRAAFRQLRKSKLVIVAGGEGGKREFELTKARVVGGRSQINDIQIEDKAVSGTHFEIASDDDGHRLIDTGSTNGTFVGDVRIKEVFLKPGMRFRVGHTELVFQPLNDVVEIALSDEDRFGSVLGGSVAMREIFANLEKVAPTDLTVMITGETGTGKELVARSIHDYSTRRGKPFVVLDCGAIPRDLIESTLFGHEKGAFTGAVGQQRGCFEQAQGGTIFLDEIGELDVGLQPKLLRVLENREIKRVGGDRTIKVDVRVLAATNRELRSMVHKGAFREDLYFRLSVITVHNPPLRSRKDDVPQLVHYFLTDVSQRRGMQLSIAPDAMMALVNQEWPGNVRELRNVVERAASLCDTSVVTRADLNLGRGFVNSPTSSSLGSSASVSAAATGLVASGSASAGFPPELFTPGIAFKDAKQSVVDHFERLYLRNLIDRNKGNITRSAHEAGLTRYHLRELLKRHELATAGS; encoded by the coding sequence ATGACGGACAACCCTGCAGTCACCACGGTCTTCGACGGCGGGCGAGCCGCCTTCAGACAGCTCCGGAAGAGCAAGCTCGTGATCGTCGCCGGAGGCGAAGGCGGCAAGCGCGAGTTCGAGCTGACGAAGGCGCGCGTCGTCGGTGGGCGCAGCCAGATCAACGATATTCAGATCGAGGACAAGGCCGTCTCGGGGACGCACTTCGAGATCGCCAGCGACGACGACGGGCACCGGTTGATCGACACCGGAAGCACCAATGGAACCTTCGTCGGCGACGTCCGTATCAAGGAGGTCTTCCTCAAGCCCGGCATGCGCTTTCGCGTCGGCCATACGGAGCTGGTCTTTCAGCCGCTCAACGACGTCGTCGAGATCGCCCTCAGCGATGAGGATCGCTTTGGCTCCGTCCTCGGCGGAAGCGTGGCGATGCGTGAGATCTTCGCCAACCTGGAGAAGGTCGCGCCGACGGATCTGACCGTGATGATCACGGGCGAGACCGGCACCGGTAAGGAGCTGGTCGCGCGCAGCATTCACGACTACAGCACGCGACGCGGCAAGCCCTTCGTCGTGCTCGACTGCGGCGCGATCCCCCGCGATCTGATCGAGTCGACGCTCTTCGGTCACGAGAAGGGCGCCTTCACCGGCGCCGTCGGCCAGCAGCGCGGCTGCTTCGAGCAGGCCCAGGGCGGCACAATCTTCCTCGACGAGATCGGCGAGCTCGACGTCGGACTGCAGCCCAAGCTGCTGCGCGTGCTCGAGAACCGCGAGATCAAGCGCGTCGGCGGCGACCGCACGATCAAGGTCGATGTCCGCGTGCTGGCCGCGACCAACCGCGAGCTGCGCTCGATGGTGCATAAGGGCGCGTTCCGCGAGGATCTCTATTTTCGCCTCTCGGTGATCACGGTGCACAACCCGCCCCTGCGCTCGCGCAAGGACGACGTGCCGCAGCTCGTGCACTACTTCCTGACTGACGTCTCGCAGCGCCGCGGCATGCAGCTCAGCATCGCCCCCGACGCGATGATGGCGCTCGTCAACCAGGAGTGGCCAGGCAACGTGCGCGAGCTGCGCAATGTCGTCGAGCGCGCCGCGTCACTCTGCGACACCTCGGTCGTGACGCGCGCGGACCTCAACCTCGGCCGCGGCTTCGTCAACTCGCCGACGAGCAGCAGCCTCGGCTCCTCCGCGAGCGTCTCGGCCGCGGCCACGGGGCTGGTCGCCTCTGGCTCGGCGAGCGCGGGCTTTCCACCGGAGCTCTTCACGCCGGGCATCGCCTTCAAGGACGCCAAGCAAAGTGTCGTCGATCACTTCGAGCGGCTCTACCTGCGCAACTTGATCGACCGCAACAAGGGCAACATCACGCGCTCCGCGCACGAGGCCGGCCTGACGCGCTACCATCTGCGCGAGCTGCTGAAGCGCCACGAGCTGGCGACGGCCGGTAGCTGA
- the trpS gene encoding tryptophan--tRNA ligase, with the protein MERVFSGIQPTGVLHLGNYLGAVRNWVAIQHDYECIYCVVDLHAVTQSYAVEEMPGRILELATGLLACGLDAAHVRLFVQSAVPQHTELAWIFTCVTSMGELSRQTQFKSKSEQQADNINVGLFAYPVLQAADILLYKASRVPVGEDQEQHLELSREIARRFNGRFGATFPEPRTLFTSTPRVRGLDGAAKMSKSLGNHIAVDEDEAVLRRKLAGAVTDPARQRRSDPGHPEICNIFSLHGFFSGPEQCEEIGAACRAAAIGCVDCKKRLGDQLVAHFAPIRERWRALRERPDEVREVLAQGQGHCQQLAEATMQEVRAKMGLKW; encoded by the coding sequence ATGGAACGAGTCTTCAGCGGTATCCAGCCGACCGGCGTGCTGCACCTGGGGAACTACCTGGGGGCGGTTCGTAACTGGGTCGCGATCCAACACGACTACGAGTGCATCTACTGCGTCGTCGACCTGCACGCGGTCACGCAGTCCTATGCGGTCGAGGAGATGCCGGGGCGGATCCTCGAGCTTGCGACCGGACTCCTCGCCTGCGGCCTCGACGCGGCGCACGTCCGATTGTTCGTGCAGTCGGCCGTGCCGCAGCACACCGAGCTGGCGTGGATTTTCACCTGCGTGACCTCGATGGGCGAGCTCAGCCGGCAGACGCAGTTCAAGAGCAAGTCCGAGCAACAAGCGGATAACATCAACGTCGGCCTCTTCGCTTACCCTGTGCTGCAGGCGGCGGATATCTTGCTCTACAAGGCCTCGCGCGTGCCGGTGGGCGAGGATCAGGAGCAGCATCTCGAGCTCAGCCGGGAGATCGCGCGGCGTTTCAACGGCCGCTTTGGCGCGACCTTCCCCGAGCCGCGCACCCTCTTCACCTCGACGCCTCGGGTGCGTGGCCTGGACGGCGCCGCGAAGATGTCGAAGAGCCTCGGCAACCATATCGCCGTCGACGAGGATGAGGCCGTGTTGCGCCGCAAGCTCGCCGGCGCCGTGACCGATCCCGCGCGGCAGCGGCGATCCGATCCTGGCCACCCCGAGATCTGCAACATCTTCAGCCTGCACGGCTTCTTCAGCGGGCCTGAGCAATGTGAGGAGATCGGCGCGGCGTGTCGCGCGGCCGCCATCGGCTGCGTCGACTGCAAGAAGCGCCTGGGGGATCAGCTCGTGGCGCATTTCGCGCCGATCCGTGAGCGCTGGCGCGCGCTGCGCGAGCGACCCGACGAGGTGCGCGAGGTGCTCGCGCAAGGGCAGGGGCACTGCCAGCAGCTCGCCGAGGCGACGATGCAAGAGGTGCGCGCCAAGATGGGCCTGAAGTGGTAG
- a CDS encoding carboxypeptidase regulatory-like domain-containing protein has product MPGLRLLPCKTLEEFKLVFGCLDEQAACMARGGAELGADRLLWGLLQPRGEQWLLRLQWFEVASARSLNVVELALPAMADRETVARALTPALRRLLGLRLGTLILRLPLAEVEVWVDGQRRPLVAGRVFRATELPRGSHRVEVRKQGYLRWQREVQIAADLQTDLVVSLRLARAGAGGAGPAAAAD; this is encoded by the coding sequence TGCCCTGCAAGACGCTCGAGGAGTTCAAGCTCGTCTTCGGCTGTCTCGACGAGCAGGCCGCGTGCATGGCTCGCGGTGGCGCCGAGCTCGGCGCGGACCGCCTGCTCTGGGGCCTTCTCCAGCCGCGGGGCGAGCAGTGGCTGCTGCGTCTACAGTGGTTCGAGGTGGCCTCGGCGCGCAGCCTCAACGTCGTCGAGCTCGCGTTGCCGGCAATGGCGGACCGCGAGACGGTGGCGCGCGCTCTGACGCCCGCTTTGCGCCGCCTGCTCGGGCTACGCCTCGGCACCCTGATCCTGCGCCTGCCCCTCGCCGAGGTCGAGGTCTGGGTCGATGGCCAGCGGCGGCCCCTCGTGGCGGGCCGCGTCTTTCGCGCGACCGAGCTCCCGCGCGGTAGCCATCGCGTCGAGGTGCGCAAGCAGGGCTACCTGCGCTGGCAGCGCGAGGTGCAGATCGCCGCGGACCTGCAGACTGACCTTGTGGTCTCGCTGCGACTCGCGCGCGCTGGTGCTGGCGGCGCCGGCCCCGCTGCTGCTGCCGATTGA